One Mycolicibacterium goodii genomic region harbors:
- a CDS encoding response regulator transcription factor: MRILVVDDDRAVRESLRRSLSFNGYSVELAQDGVEALDVIANDRPDALILDVMMPRLDGLEVCRQLRSTGDDLPILVLTARDSVSERVAGLDAGADDYLPKPFALEELLARMRALLRRTVSDDGADSQKMAFSDLTLDPVTREVTRGGRQISLTRTEFSLLEMLIANPRRVLTRSRILEEVWGFDFPTSGNALEVYIGYLRRKTEAEGEPRLIHTVRGVGYVLRETPP, translated from the coding sequence GTGCGCATTCTTGTCGTTGACGACGATCGCGCTGTGCGCGAATCCCTGCGCCGGTCGCTTTCCTTCAATGGTTACTCGGTCGAACTCGCCCAGGACGGGGTCGAGGCTCTCGACGTGATCGCCAACGACCGGCCCGACGCCCTGATCCTGGACGTCATGATGCCGAGGCTCGACGGGCTCGAGGTGTGCCGGCAACTCCGCAGCACGGGTGACGACCTGCCCATCCTGGTGCTCACCGCGCGCGATTCGGTGTCCGAGCGTGTCGCGGGGTTGGACGCCGGCGCCGACGACTACCTCCCCAAGCCGTTCGCACTCGAAGAACTGCTCGCTCGCATGCGCGCCCTGCTACGCCGCACGGTCTCCGACGACGGCGCCGACTCCCAGAAGATGGCGTTCTCCGATCTGACGCTGGACCCGGTGACCCGCGAGGTGACGCGTGGCGGCCGGCAGATCAGCCTGACGCGCACCGAGTTCTCCCTGCTGGAGATGCTCATCGCCAACCCGCGGCGCGTGCTGACCCGCAGCCGCATCCTGGAAGAGGTGTGGGGGTTCGACTTCCCGACCTCGGGCAACGCCCTTGAGGTGTACATCGGATACCTGCGCCGTAAGACCGAGGCCGAAGGCGAGCCGCGGCTGATCCACACCGTGCGTGGCGTCGGCTACGTCTTGCGGGAAACGCCTCCGTAG
- a CDS encoding acyl-CoA dehydrogenase family protein yields the protein MNIWTTAEREALRKTVRAFAEREILPHAAEWERAGELPRDLHRKAADLGLLGAGYPESVGGSGGDGADSVIICEALHYAGCPGGVFASLFTSGIAVPHMIASGDQRLIDRYVKPTLRGEKIGALAITEPGGGSDVSHLRTRAELIDGGDGPYYIVNGAKTYITSGVRADYVVTAVRTGGPGATGISLIVVDKGTPGFEVIRKLDKMGWRSSDTAELSYTDVRVPAANLVGAENTGFMQIAAAFVSERVGLATQAYASAQRCLDLTVEWCRNRETFGRPLISRQSVQNTLAEMARRIDIARVYTRHVVERQLAHETGLIAEVCFAKNTAVEAGQWVADQAVQLFGGMGYMAESEVERQYRDMRILGIGGGTTEILTSLAAKTLGFQS from the coding sequence ATGAACATCTGGACCACCGCAGAACGCGAGGCATTGCGAAAGACCGTGCGCGCGTTCGCCGAACGCGAGATACTGCCGCATGCCGCCGAATGGGAACGCGCCGGGGAACTCCCGCGCGATCTGCACCGCAAGGCCGCCGATCTGGGCCTGCTTGGCGCGGGCTACCCGGAATCGGTGGGTGGCAGCGGCGGTGACGGCGCCGACTCGGTGATCATCTGCGAGGCACTGCATTACGCGGGCTGCCCGGGTGGGGTGTTCGCGTCACTGTTCACCTCCGGCATCGCGGTCCCCCACATGATCGCCTCGGGTGATCAACGGCTCATCGACAGGTACGTGAAACCGACGTTGCGCGGCGAGAAGATCGGCGCGCTGGCCATCACCGAACCCGGCGGCGGCTCCGACGTCAGCCATCTGAGGACGCGTGCCGAGTTGATCGATGGCGGCGACGGACCGTACTACATCGTCAACGGCGCCAAGACCTACATCACCTCGGGCGTGCGCGCCGACTACGTCGTCACGGCCGTTCGCACGGGTGGCCCTGGCGCGACCGGCATCTCACTCATCGTCGTCGACAAGGGCACACCGGGATTCGAGGTGATCCGCAAGCTCGACAAGATGGGTTGGCGTTCAAGCGATACCGCCGAGTTGTCCTACACCGATGTGCGGGTGCCCGCCGCCAACCTCGTCGGCGCCGAGAACACGGGCTTCATGCAGATCGCCGCGGCGTTCGTATCCGAACGGGTGGGTCTTGCGACGCAGGCCTACGCGAGTGCCCAACGGTGTCTCGACCTCACGGTCGAATGGTGCCGCAACCGCGAGACGTTCGGCCGTCCGCTGATCTCGCGGCAGTCCGTGCAGAACACGCTCGCCGAGATGGCCCGGCGCATCGACATCGCCCGGGTGTACACGCGGCACGTCGTGGAGCGGCAACTCGCCCACGAGACGGGTCTGATCGCCGAGGTGTGCTTCGCCAAGAACACCGCGGTCGAGGCAGGCCAATGGGTGGCCGATCAGGCCGTCCAATTGTTCGGCGGCATGGGCTATATGGCCGAGTCCGAGGTCGAACGCCAGTACCGCGACATGCGCATCCTGGGCATCGGCGGCGGCACCACCGAAATCCTCACCAGCTTGGCCGCCAAGACGTTGGGGTTCCAGTCATGA
- a CDS encoding biotin carboxylase N-terminal domain-containing protein: MITRVLVANRGEIARRVFDTCRRLGIGTVAVYTDPDEGSPHVAEADARVRLQGRNGYLDVAQIVAAARASGADAVHPGYGFLSENPDFAAAVIDAGLTWVGPPVAAVSAMGSKIEAKKLMAAAGVPVLTELDPDTVTAEQLPVLVKASAGGGGRGMRVVRDLSALPAEVAAAQREAQSAFGDPTVFCERYLAAGHHVEVQVLADAHGTVWAVGERECSIQRRHQKIIEEAPSPLVERTPGMRAKLFDAARLAAQAIGYTGAGTVEFMAAPDGEGEVSFYFLEMNTRLQVEHPVTEATTGLDLVELQLLVADGGRLDPEPPPARGAAIEARLYAEDPAKGWQPQAGTVHHFAVPEGVRLDTGIVDGSVVSIFYDPMLAKVIAHAPTRRRAAAVLAGALARARIHGVRTNRDLLVNVLRHSAFLDGATDTAFFDTHGLQALAAPLATPAVARMSAVAAALADAAHNRSAAAVFGAAPSGWRNLASGYQYRRYRDAAGEDVEVRYRFARGGLELPDDGNLTLVSATPERVVLSVGGDGCAVEHVFDVARYGDDVFVDTPSGAVQFTAQPRFPDPGDAVAHGSLLAPMPGTVVRVGATVGATVTAGQPLVWLEAMKMEHTVAAPSDGVLTELNVEAGQQVDVGAVLARVETPEGDQS, from the coding sequence ATGATCACCCGGGTCCTGGTCGCCAACCGCGGGGAGATCGCCCGCCGGGTGTTCGACACCTGCCGCCGCCTGGGCATCGGCACCGTCGCGGTGTACACCGACCCCGACGAGGGCTCACCGCATGTCGCCGAGGCCGACGCCCGGGTGCGTCTGCAAGGACGCAACGGCTATCTCGACGTCGCGCAGATCGTGGCGGCGGCGCGGGCCTCAGGCGCCGATGCCGTCCATCCCGGATACGGATTCCTCTCGGAGAACCCTGATTTCGCGGCGGCGGTGATCGACGCCGGGTTGACGTGGGTCGGTCCGCCGGTGGCCGCCGTGAGCGCGATGGGATCCAAGATCGAGGCGAAGAAGCTCATGGCCGCCGCGGGTGTGCCGGTGCTCACCGAACTCGATCCCGACACCGTGACGGCCGAGCAGTTGCCGGTGCTGGTGAAGGCGTCCGCCGGCGGTGGCGGACGCGGTATGCGCGTGGTGCGGGATCTGTCGGCGCTGCCCGCCGAGGTGGCCGCGGCGCAGCGAGAGGCACAGTCGGCGTTCGGCGATCCCACGGTGTTCTGTGAGCGCTATCTGGCGGCGGGCCACCATGTCGAGGTGCAGGTGCTCGCCGACGCGCACGGCACGGTGTGGGCGGTCGGTGAGCGGGAGTGCTCGATCCAGCGTCGCCACCAGAAGATCATCGAGGAGGCGCCGTCTCCGCTGGTCGAGCGCACACCGGGCATGCGCGCCAAGCTGTTCGACGCGGCCCGTCTGGCGGCACAGGCCATCGGCTACACCGGTGCGGGCACGGTCGAGTTCATGGCGGCCCCGGATGGTGAGGGCGAGGTGTCGTTCTATTTCCTGGAGATGAACACCCGCCTGCAGGTGGAGCATCCGGTCACCGAGGCCACCACGGGCCTCGACCTGGTCGAGCTGCAACTGCTGGTGGCTGATGGCGGCCGACTCGATCCCGAGCCGCCGCCCGCTCGTGGCGCAGCGATCGAGGCCCGCCTCTACGCCGAGGATCCGGCCAAGGGTTGGCAACCCCAGGCCGGCACGGTGCACCACTTCGCCGTCCCGGAGGGCGTGCGCCTGGACACCGGCATCGTCGACGGTTCGGTGGTGTCGATCTTCTATGACCCGATGCTCGCCAAGGTCATCGCGCATGCGCCGACGCGGCGGCGGGCCGCGGCGGTTCTGGCGGGTGCGTTGGCGCGCGCCCGCATCCACGGTGTGCGCACCAACCGCGACCTGCTGGTCAACGTGCTCCGGCACTCGGCGTTCCTCGACGGCGCCACCGATACCGCGTTCTTCGACACCCACGGCCTCCAGGCGCTTGCCGCGCCGTTGGCCACGCCTGCCGTGGCGCGTATGTCGGCGGTTGCCGCCGCGCTGGCCGACGCTGCCCACAACCGCAGTGCCGCTGCGGTTTTCGGTGCCGCGCCCAGCGGGTGGCGTAACCTCGCCTCGGGATACCAGTACCGCCGCTACCGCGACGCCGCGGGCGAGGACGTCGAGGTGCGTTACCGGTTCGCCCGCGGCGGGCTGGAGCTGCCCGACGACGGGAACCTCACGCTGGTCTCGGCGACGCCGGAGCGGGTGGTGTTGTCGGTCGGTGGAGACGGATGCGCGGTGGAGCACGTGTTCGATGTGGCCCGCTACGGCGACGACGTCTTCGTCGACACACCGTCGGGTGCGGTGCAGTTCACCGCGCAGCCACGCTTCCCGGATCCCGGTGACGCCGTCGCGCACGGTTCGCTGTTGGCGCCCATGCCCGGCACGGTCGTGCGTGTCGGCGCGACGGTCGGTGCGACCGTGACCGCCGGTCAACCGCTGGTGTGGCTGGAGGCGATGAAGATGGAGCACACCGTGGCCGCGCCCAGCGACGGCGTGCTCACCGAACTCAATGTCGAGGCCGGCCAGCAGGTCGATGTCGGCGCGGTCCTCGCCCGTGTGGAAACCCCTGAAGGAGATCAGTCATGA
- the rpmF gene encoding 50S ribosomal protein L32 — protein MAVPKRRMSRANTRSRRAQWKAEAPGLVTVSVAGQQRKVPRRLLKAARLGLVDLDKR, from the coding sequence ATGGCTGTGCCCAAGCGCAGAATGTCGCGCGCGAACACCCGTAGCCGGCGCGCGCAGTGGAAGGCCGAGGCCCCCGGCCTGGTCACCGTGAGCGTTGCTGGTCAGCAGCGCAAGGTGCCGCGGCGCCTGCTCAAGGCCGCGCGCCTGGGGCTGGTCGACCTCGACAAGCGCTAG
- a CDS encoding acyclic terpene utilization AtuA family protein, with protein MSAMREMLTGGELDYLTGDYLAELTMLILARDRAKNPDRGYAKTFLLQLEESLGLALDAGVRIVANAGGLNPAGLATAVRALAERLGLHVDVAHVEGDDLLPRAGELGFSDPLAANAYLGAWGIVDCLRSGADVVVTGRVTDASVTVGPAAAHFGWARTDYDALAGAVAAGHVIECGAQATGGNYAFFTEIEDLLHPGFPIAEIAVDGSSVITKHPGTGGRVDVGTVTAQLLYEIGGARYANPDVTLRVDSVRLDTDGPDRVRISGVTGEAPPPTYKVSLNRIGGFRNATTFVLTGLDIEAKAQLVRNQLESALKTKPAELEWTLARSDHPDADSEEAASALLHCVVRDPDPNTVGRRFSSAAVELALASYPGFTATAPPGDAQVYGVFTPGYVDAAEVAHVAVRADGTRVDIPPADETRELAPVPEPEVAAPDAGPTVRAPLGLIAGARSGDKGGSANIGVWVRSDAAYRWLVHTLTVDTLRTLLPEAAELPVTRHVLPNLRALNFVIDGILGEGVAYQARFDPQAKGLGEWLRSRHLDIPKDLLP; from the coding sequence ATGTCCGCCATGCGCGAGATGCTCACCGGCGGCGAGCTCGACTACCTCACCGGCGACTACCTCGCCGAGCTCACGATGCTGATTCTCGCGCGGGACCGCGCCAAGAATCCCGACCGCGGCTACGCCAAGACCTTCCTGCTGCAACTGGAGGAATCCCTCGGACTGGCCCTCGATGCGGGTGTGCGGATCGTGGCCAACGCCGGCGGGCTCAACCCGGCGGGTTTGGCCACCGCGGTGCGGGCGCTGGCCGAGCGACTCGGCTTGCACGTCGACGTCGCGCACGTCGAGGGCGACGATCTGCTCCCCCGCGCCGGAGAACTCGGATTCTCCGATCCCCTGGCGGCCAACGCCTACCTGGGGGCCTGGGGCATCGTCGACTGCCTGCGCAGCGGCGCCGACGTCGTGGTCACCGGCCGCGTCACCGACGCCTCGGTGACCGTCGGGCCCGCGGCCGCGCACTTCGGATGGGCCCGTACCGATTACGACGCGCTCGCCGGTGCGGTGGCCGCCGGGCACGTCATCGAGTGCGGGGCCCAGGCCACCGGCGGCAACTACGCGTTCTTCACCGAGATCGAAGATCTGCTGCATCCCGGCTTCCCGATCGCCGAGATCGCCGTCGACGGATCCTCGGTGATCACCAAGCACCCCGGCACGGGAGGCCGCGTCGACGTCGGCACCGTCACCGCGCAGCTGCTCTACGAGATCGGCGGTGCGCGCTACGCGAACCCCGACGTCACGCTGCGGGTCGATTCGGTCCGACTCGACACCGACGGTCCCGACCGCGTCCGCATCTCGGGCGTCACCGGTGAGGCGCCACCGCCCACGTACAAGGTGTCGCTCAACCGCATCGGCGGGTTCCGCAATGCGACGACGTTCGTGCTCACCGGCCTCGACATCGAGGCCAAGGCGCAGCTTGTGCGCAACCAGCTGGAGTCCGCACTGAAAACCAAGCCCGCCGAACTGGAATGGACGCTGGCACGTTCGGACCATCCCGACGCCGACTCCGAGGAGGCCGCCAGCGCGCTGCTGCACTGCGTGGTGCGCGACCCCGACCCCAACACCGTCGGTCGCCGATTCTCCTCGGCCGCAGTCGAACTCGCGCTCGCGAGCTATCCAGGGTTCACCGCGACAGCGCCACCCGGCGATGCCCAGGTGTACGGCGTGTTCACGCCGGGTTACGTCGACGCCGCCGAGGTCGCGCACGTCGCGGTGCGCGCCGACGGGACCCGCGTCGACATCCCGCCGGCCGACGAGACACGGGAATTGGCACCCGTTCCCGAACCGGAGGTCGCCGCGCCGGATGCGGGGCCGACGGTACGGGCACCGCTCGGCCTGATCGCCGGGGCACGCAGCGGCGACAAGGGCGGATCGGCCAACATCGGCGTGTGGGTCCGCAGCGACGCGGCGTACCGCTGGCTGGTGCACACGCTCACCGTCGACACGCTGCGCACCCTGCTCCCCGAAGCCGCTGAACTGCCCGTCACACGGCACGTGCTGCCGAACCTGCGGGCGTTGAACTTCGTGATCGACGGCATTCTCGGGGAGGGTGTGGCCTATCAGGCGCGTTTCGATCCGCAGGCCAAGGGGCTCGGCGAATGGCTGCGCAGCCGTCACCTCGACATCCCGAAGGATCTGTTGCCATGA
- a CDS encoding MogA/MoaB family molybdenum cofactor biosynthesis protein produces the protein MTVAAPLSPPGYTVADMEQPGELVGRALVIVVDDRTAHGEEDHSGPLVTELLGEAGFVVDGVVVVASDEVEIRNALNTAVIGGVDLVVSVGGTGVTPRDVTPEATRELLDRELLGISEALRASGLAAGIVDAGVSRGLAGISGSTLVVNIAGSRAAVRDGMATLGPLAVQIIGQLSSLEI, from the coding sequence CTGACAGTGGCCGCACCGCTGTCGCCGCCCGGATATACGGTTGCAGACATGGAACAGCCAGGGGAGTTGGTCGGCCGGGCCCTCGTGATCGTCGTCGACGATCGCACGGCACACGGCGAAGAGGACCACAGCGGCCCGTTGGTCACCGAACTGCTGGGTGAGGCCGGGTTCGTGGTCGACGGAGTTGTGGTCGTGGCATCGGACGAGGTCGAGATCCGCAACGCGTTGAACACCGCGGTGATCGGCGGCGTCGATCTGGTGGTGTCGGTGGGCGGTACCGGGGTGACGCCCCGCGACGTCACACCCGAGGCCACGCGGGAGTTGCTGGACCGCGAGCTCCTCGGCATCTCGGAAGCACTGCGTGCATCGGGCCTCGCGGCGGGCATCGTCGACGCCGGAGTGTCGCGTGGCCTGGCCGGAATCTCGGGGAGCACCCTCGTGGTGAACATCGCCGGATCACGCGCGGCGGTGCGCGACGGCATGGCCACATTGGGTCCGCTGGCCGTGCAGATCATCGGACAGCTATCAAGCTTGGAGATCTAA
- a CDS encoding acyl-CoA carboxylase subunit beta codes for MTALQSTLDVTSPGFTEAAAVMTAKLDELDAEHAKALAGGGPKYVDRHHARGKLTARERIELLLDPDSPFLELSPLAAWGTDFTVGASVVTGIGAVEGVECLIVANDPTVKGGTSNPWTLKKSLRANQIALQNRLPVISLVESGGADLPTQKEIFIPGGQLFRDLTRLSAAGIPTIALVFGNSTAGGAYIPGMSDHVVMIKERSKVFLAGPPLVKMATGEEADDESLGGAEMHARTSGLGDHLANDELDAIRIGRRIVARLNWRKQGPVPAPVVEPLFDAEELIGIVPADLRIPFDPRDVIARVVDGSDFDEFKPLYGSSLVTGWARLWGYPIGILANARGVLFSEESQKATQFIQLANRADTPLLFLHNTTGYMVGKQYEEGGMVKHGSMMINAVSNSTVPHISLLIGASYGAGHYGMCGRAYDPRFLFAWPSAKSAVMGGAQLAGVLSIVSRAAAEARGQEFDEDADAALRAAVEAQIEAESLPMFLSGRLYDDGVIDPRDTRTVLGMCLSAIASGPIEGTSNFGVFRM; via the coding sequence ATGACGGCGCTGCAGTCCACGCTCGATGTCACCTCCCCCGGCTTCACCGAGGCCGCGGCGGTGATGACGGCCAAACTCGACGAACTCGACGCCGAGCATGCCAAGGCCCTCGCCGGTGGCGGGCCCAAGTACGTCGATCGTCATCACGCCCGCGGCAAGCTCACCGCGCGCGAACGCATCGAACTGCTGCTCGACCCGGACTCTCCGTTCCTGGAGCTGAGTCCGCTCGCGGCGTGGGGCACCGATTTCACCGTGGGCGCCAGCGTCGTCACGGGGATCGGCGCGGTCGAGGGCGTCGAGTGCCTGATCGTGGCCAACGACCCCACGGTCAAGGGCGGCACGAGCAACCCGTGGACGCTCAAGAAGAGCCTGCGCGCCAACCAGATCGCGTTGCAGAACCGACTCCCGGTGATCTCGCTGGTCGAGTCCGGTGGCGCCGACCTGCCTACGCAGAAGGAGATCTTCATCCCCGGCGGTCAATTGTTCCGGGACCTCACCCGGCTGTCGGCCGCGGGGATCCCGACGATCGCGCTGGTGTTCGGCAACTCGACGGCGGGCGGGGCGTATATACCCGGCATGTCCGATCACGTCGTGATGATCAAGGAACGCTCCAAGGTGTTTTTGGCCGGCCCGCCGCTGGTGAAGATGGCCACGGGCGAGGAGGCCGACGACGAATCCCTCGGCGGCGCCGAAATGCACGCCCGCACCTCGGGTTTGGGTGATCACCTGGCGAATGACGAGCTCGACGCGATCCGCATCGGCCGACGCATCGTGGCCCGCCTCAATTGGCGCAAGCAGGGCCCGGTGCCCGCCCCGGTGGTCGAGCCGCTGTTCGACGCCGAGGAACTCATCGGCATCGTGCCCGCCGATCTGCGGATCCCGTTCGATCCCCGCGACGTGATCGCCCGCGTCGTCGACGGCTCCGACTTCGACGAGTTCAAACCGCTCTACGGGTCGTCGCTGGTCACCGGCTGGGCCCGGTTGTGGGGCTATCCGATCGGCATCCTGGCCAACGCCCGTGGCGTGTTGTTCAGCGAGGAGTCGCAGAAGGCCACGCAGTTCATCCAGCTCGCCAACCGCGCCGACACCCCACTGCTGTTCCTGCACAACACCACCGGTTACATGGTGGGCAAGCAGTACGAAGAGGGCGGCATGGTCAAGCACGGCTCGATGATGATCAACGCCGTGTCCAACTCGACGGTGCCGCACATCAGCCTGCTGATCGGGGCGTCCTACGGCGCGGGGCATTACGGCATGTGTGGCCGCGCCTACGACCCGCGGTTCCTGTTCGCCTGGCCCAGTGCCAAGTCCGCCGTGATGGGTGGCGCCCAGCTCGCGGGTGTGTTGTCGATCGTGAGCCGCGCGGCCGCCGAGGCACGCGGTCAGGAATTTGACGAGGACGCCGACGCCGCACTGCGGGCGGCTGTCGAGGCACAGATCGAGGCCGAGTCGCTACCGATGTTCCTGTCCGGGCGGCTGTACGACGACGGCGTGATCGACCCCCGCGACACCCGCACGGTACTGGGAATGTGCCTGTCCGCCATCGCGAGCGGCCCGATCGAGGGGACGTCGAACTTCGGCGTCTTCCGGATGTGA
- a CDS encoding HAMP domain-containing sensor histidine kinase: MAFPPNSWRPTGPLPTSSLSLRWRVMMLAMSMVALVVVLMAVAVYAVVSRALYDDLDNQLHSRARLLIESGSLAADPGKAIEGTAYSDVNAMLVIPGRSIYTANQQGQTLPLGEPEKDVISGELLMSLRTANHQRVLAVHLANGSSLLISKSLAPTVQVLRRLGTVLLIVGGIGVAVAAIAGGAVARAGLRPVGRLTEAAERVARTDDLRPIPVVGSDELARLTEAFNMMLRALAESRERQARLVSDAGHELRTPLTSLRTNVELLMAAQEPGAPPLPEDEMAGLRADVIAQIEELSTLVGDLVDLTREDAGGITPEPVDMADVIDRSLERVRRRRNDIEFDVDVIGWQVFGDAQGLGRAVLNLLDNAAKWSPPNGNVGVRLHQVDQMHAEFVVSDHGPGIPPEERRLVFERFYRSDAARAMPGSGLGLAIVQQVVLKHGGALRIDETVPGGDPPGASVHMLLPGQRIPDSGATRASDGFGDDRDGHTVATGER; the protein is encoded by the coding sequence ATGGCCTTTCCTCCGAACTCCTGGCGGCCCACCGGCCCGCTTCCCACCAGCTCTCTGTCGTTGCGCTGGCGCGTGATGATGCTCGCGATGTCGATGGTGGCACTGGTGGTGGTGCTGATGGCCGTCGCGGTGTACGCCGTCGTCTCGCGCGCGCTCTACGACGACCTCGACAATCAGCTGCACAGCCGGGCCCGCCTGCTCATCGAGAGCGGGTCGCTGGCCGCCGACCCGGGCAAGGCCATCGAGGGCACGGCGTACTCCGACGTCAACGCGATGCTGGTGATCCCGGGCCGGTCCATCTACACCGCCAACCAGCAGGGCCAGACGCTGCCGCTCGGTGAACCCGAGAAGGACGTCATCTCCGGCGAACTGCTCATGTCGCTGCGCACCGCGAACCATCAGCGGGTGCTCGCGGTGCATCTGGCCAACGGCAGCTCACTGCTGATCTCCAAGAGCCTCGCGCCGACCGTCCAAGTGCTCAGACGCCTCGGCACGGTGCTGCTGATCGTCGGCGGCATCGGTGTCGCCGTGGCCGCCATCGCCGGTGGGGCCGTGGCCAGAGCGGGGTTGCGTCCGGTCGGCAGACTCACCGAGGCCGCCGAACGGGTGGCCCGCACCGACGACCTGCGTCCGATCCCGGTCGTCGGCAGCGACGAGCTCGCACGCCTCACCGAGGCGTTCAACATGATGCTGCGGGCCCTGGCCGAGTCCCGGGAACGTCAGGCCCGGTTGGTCTCCGACGCGGGCCACGAGCTGCGGACGCCGCTGACCTCGCTGCGCACCAACGTCGAACTGCTGATGGCCGCGCAGGAACCCGGGGCACCGCCGCTGCCCGAGGACGAGATGGCCGGGTTGCGTGCCGACGTGATCGCCCAGATCGAGGAATTGTCCACCCTGGTGGGCGATCTGGTCGACCTCACGCGTGAGGACGCCGGCGGCATCACGCCCGAGCCCGTCGACATGGCCGACGTCATCGATCGAAGCCTCGAACGGGTCCGGCGGCGCCGCAACGACATCGAGTTCGACGTCGACGTCATCGGCTGGCAGGTGTTCGGCGACGCGCAGGGTCTGGGCCGTGCGGTGCTCAACCTGCTCGACAACGCCGCCAAGTGGAGCCCGCCGAACGGAAATGTCGGCGTCCGGCTGCACCAGGTGGATCAGATGCACGCCGAGTTCGTCGTCTCCGATCATGGACCCGGCATCCCGCCAGAGGAACGCCGCCTGGTGTTCGAGCGGTTCTACCGCTCCGACGCCGCCAGGGCGATGCCCGGATCGGGTCTCGGCCTGGCGATCGTGCAGCAGGTGGTCCTCAAACACGGTGGCGCGCTTCGCATCGACGAGACGGTTCCCGGCGGCGATCCACCGGGCGCCTCGGTCCACATGCTGCTGCCGGGGCAGCGGATCCCCGACTCGGGTGCGACACGCGCGAGCGATGGGTTCGGCGACGACCGGGACGGGCATACTGTCGCCACCGGTGAAAGGTGA
- a CDS encoding S1C family serine protease, which yields MTNHPRYSQQPDPRTGATPGYPGGRPDPYQQTSQYDWRYAQQVQQAPQAQQTQPGFRQPYDPYRAPAAAQPVAIPAKKRSRAGLAAGALAVAVVSAGIGGGVATLVHNDTPQLGAPSIGAAPTVPAAALPAGSVEQVAAKVVPSVVKLETDLGRASEEGSGIVLTADGLILTNNHVVAAAKNDGPGPSAQTKVTFADGTTRPFTVVGTDPSSDIAVVRAQDVSGLTPITLGSSANLRVGQDVVAIGSPLGLEGTVTTGIISALNRPVAAGGDTRNQNTVLDAIQTDAAINPGNSGGALVNMNGELVGINSAIATMGGDSPNAQSGSIGLGFAIPVDQAKRIADELIQNGVASHASLGVQVANDKSSDGAKIVEVNDGGAAAAAGLPSGVVVTKVDDRVIGSADALVAAVRSKAPGEKVTLTYLDASGKQQTVDVTLGKAEQ from the coding sequence ATGACCAACCACCCGAGGTACTCACAGCAGCCGGACCCCCGCACCGGCGCCACGCCCGGCTACCCGGGTGGGCGCCCCGACCCGTATCAGCAGACGTCCCAATACGACTGGCGTTATGCCCAGCAGGTCCAGCAGGCGCCGCAGGCGCAGCAGACCCAGCCGGGGTTCCGTCAGCCGTATGACCCCTACCGCGCGCCCGCCGCTGCGCAGCCCGTGGCGATCCCGGCCAAGAAGCGCTCACGGGCCGGTCTGGCCGCGGGTGCGCTTGCGGTGGCGGTGGTTTCGGCAGGCATCGGTGGCGGCGTGGCCACCCTCGTGCACAACGACACCCCGCAGTTGGGCGCCCCGTCCATCGGCGCCGCACCCACCGTGCCCGCAGCGGCGCTCCCCGCGGGCAGCGTCGAGCAGGTCGCGGCCAAGGTCGTGCCGAGCGTGGTCAAGCTCGAGACGGATCTGGGCCGCGCGTCGGAAGAGGGGTCGGGCATCGTCCTCACCGCAGACGGGCTCATCCTCACCAACAACCACGTCGTCGCCGCGGCGAAGAACGACGGTCCGGGACCGTCCGCGCAGACCAAGGTGACCTTCGCGGACGGCACCACGCGCCCGTTCACGGTCGTCGGCACCGATCCCAGCAGTGACATCGCCGTCGTGCGGGCACAGGACGTGTCGGGGCTGACCCCGATCACGCTGGGCTCGTCGGCGAATCTGCGCGTCGGCCAGGACGTCGTGGCGATCGGGTCACCGCTCGGCCTGGAGGGCACCGTCACCACCGGCATCATCAGCGCGCTGAACCGGCCCGTCGCCGCCGGCGGTGACACCCGCAACCAGAACACCGTGCTCGACGCCATCCAGACCGACGCCGCGATCAACCCGGGCAACTCCGGTGGCGCGCTGGTCAACATGAACGGCGAACTGGTCGGCATCAACTCGGCGATCGCGACCATGGGCGGTGACTCGCCGAACGCCCAGAGCGGATCGATCGGCCTCGGCTTCGCCATCCCGGTCGACCAGGCCAAGCGCATCGCCGACGAACTCATCCAGAACGGCGTCGCCTCGCATGCATCGCTCGGTGTGCAGGTGGCCAACGACAAGAGCAGCGACGGAGCCAAGATCGTCGAGGTCAACGACGGCGGTGCCGCCGCGGCGGCCGGCCTGCCCAGCGGCGTCGTGGTCACCAAGGTCGACGACCGCGTCATCGGCAGCGCCGACGCGCTCGTGGCGGCCGTGCGGTCCAAGGCCCCCGGCGAGAAGGTCACGCTGACCTACCTCGATGCGTCGGGCAAGCAGCAGACGGTCGACGTCACGCTGGGGAAGGCGGAGCAGTGA